The Flavobacterium sp. 20NA77.7 genome includes the window AAAACCGTAATTAAGAATTTACCGTTTCTTTTAAGCGACACGGTGGGATTTATTAGAAAACTTCCAACACAATTAGTTGAGTCGTTTAAAAGCACCTTAGATGAAGTGAGAGAGGCCGATTTATTACTTCATGTAGTAGATATTTCACATCCCGATTTTGAAGATCATATTGCTTCGGTGAATCAAATTTTGCAAGACATTAAAAGTGCCGATAAACCTACGATTATGGTGTTCAATAAAATTGATGCGTTTCAATCGGTTTATTTTGATGCAAACGATTTAAGTGTGGAGAAAACGACCAAACATTATACCTTGGAAGAGTGGAAAAACACTTGGATGAGTAAATTAGGCGAAAGCAAAACCTTGTTTATTTCGGCTACTGAAAAAGCCAACTTTGAAGAATTTAGAGAAAAAGTGTATGAAGCAGTGCGTGAAATTCACATTACACGTTTTCCATACAATAAATTCTTATATCCCGATTATAAAGACGCCGTTGAGAATGAGTAAAATAATCACTTGTTTTAAAAAAGATTTTTATATTTACAATTGGTTATAATCATATTTATATAAAATGTGGGGTTGTACAAGCTAGCCGTCAATTTGAAAAAACAAGAAAAACACAACGTAAAAGAATAAAATAAATTGAAAGAAGAACACTATTATTCAAATAAATTAACATCTTTCTTATTGCTTTTAATATCTTCAATATTTGTTGTTGCGGGAATATTATTGGGTGAAAAAATGATAGATTTTAAAGAAAAACTATTTAAAAGTGTAATTTTAATTTTCGGCTTTTTGTTGTTTTTGTTTGGAATAATTTTATCTGTTTTATTGTTGAAAAGAAAAAAGCCTCTTTTAACAATTACAAATAGTGAGTTAATAATTCATAGTATTTTGGCCCCGTCTAATACCATTCCATTTAACAACATAAAATCATTTTTCATCATTAATACTCGATATCGAGGAATTAAAACAAATAAGCAAATATTTGTTGAACTGAAAAATCCAACAGAAAAACACACAAAAACTTGGTTTTATAAATTTCTCTGTAAAATTAGTATTCCTATCGCTAATTCTCAATATTCTATACAAACCAATTTTTTAAATATCAAACAGAAAGAATTACTTGAACAATTAAATAAAAAAATTAAAAATATTGAATAATAGGGGGTTAAAAAATATTTTTATATTTACAATTGGATAGAAAGTTAGTACATGTTTAATTGAGCGGTTATTTATTAGTTAGCAGCCAACTTATAAAAACGAAATCTTAAGATGGAATATAAAAAATATTGGTCAATTGAAGATTTAGGAACAAATTCATTGAAATCTTATGAAGTATGTCTTTACACTGCAATTATATTTGTTTTACTTTTTGTATTAATCAAAAAATTCAAAAAATCTAATCAAGATTATGAAAAAACAATTCTTCTTTGGGTTACAGGAATTATTGGGATTGGATCGATGTTTGGATTTATATATTTAAAAATTTTCACAATTGACTCAACTCATGAACGAATGCAGAAAATTCTAAATTCAAAAAATGTAGCTATCGTTGAAGGAAATATCAGTAAATTTGAAAGTGTTAGGCCTTTATCTAAAAAAGGAATTGTAACTCAAGAAAAATTTATTGTTGACTCAATTGAATTTTCGTATTCGGATGAATTACTTGGAAGATTTAATCGATTTAGTAAAACAAATAATGGTGTTTTTCGAAATGGATTGCCCGTGAGGATAACTTATGGAAAAGAAAAACATGAAATATTAATGGTTGAAATTAATAAATAATTATTCCTCAAATCAATCTTAATAAAATAACCTCCTCCTATTTTCTTTTATACAAAGGCACTGCCGAACACGCCTCGCCAAACATGACGCTTTTAGCTACTTTTTGTAGTTTTTGTATGGCTACGGTATATACTTGGTTGGGTACGGCTTTTTTAGAACAGCCTTTTAAAATAACAGGTTTTTCAAAATAATCGGTGTAGTCGAGTTTATTTAAAATGTCTTGATACCAGGCAATAACGGCCAACTCTTTTGTGCCGTGAATAACGTGTAAAGCAAACGGAATCAAATGAACCGCAACTAAAGCAAATGCCCAAGCGGGCAAAATGGCATCGGTAGCACAATACAAGGCTACATATTTGTCCTCGTAGTTAGACCAATCGGTGCCTTTTAATTGGGCTCTAAAATCAGCTTCTTTCAGTAAAAAACCCTCCACTAACCATTGCGAAATATCAACCTCAACCACATGACCATCTGGATAGTAATCTTCTAAATCGAATACCATCAAGGAACTTTGCGCTACTTTGTTTACTATTTCGTCCATTGTTTAGTCTCAGTTTTCAGTAAGAAGCTCAGAAACTGCTCACTGCGACTGCTTACTTTTTTAAAGCATTCCCAATTCTAACTTCGCTTCTTCGCTCATTAAGTCTTTGCTCCATGGCGGATCAAATGTAATTTCTACTTCGCACGATTTTACGGTATCAATAGATTTTACTTTTTCTTCCACTTCTTGCGGCAACGTTTCAGCTACTGGGCAATTTGGCGATGTTAACGTCATTAAGATTTTTACATCGTTATCCTCATTAATCATTACGTCATAGATTAATCCTAATTCGTAAATATCAACCGGAATTTCTGGGTCAAAAATTCCTTTTAATACTTTGACTACGTCTTCGCCTAAATTGATTGTATCGTTAAATTCTTCCATTTTTATTTTTATTTTTATTATAACCATATAAGACATATAAGGGAATATAAGTTAATCCCAAATTTGATTATATAGATTATTAATATATGTTTTTTGGCCTTCTTTATAAATGTTTGTTACATTAAAATTAATTAGTAAACCCATTGGCACATTTAATAAATTCATATAAGATAAAATTTGTGCTTCAAATATAGGTTTCATTTCGGACACAGACTTTAGTTCAACAACTAACTTGTCTTCTATCAATAAGTCACATCTTAATTCCGCTTCAACTTCAATTCCTTTATATTCAATTGGTATTGATAATTCAGACTGAAATTTAATATTTCTAAGTTCAAGTTCGCGTAGTAAACATTTATGATAAACACTTTCGAGCAAACCAGGACCAAGACTCTTGTGAACTTCAATAGCGGCTCCATTTACTTGATAAACCAAATCCTTTAAATCTTGTCTTGTATAATTCATAAAACTTATACTTTCTTATATGCCTTATATGGTAATTAAAACTTTAAGTCTATTGCTTCGCTTGAAATGCCAAAGCATACATTTTTATTTGTTTAATCATTGAAACCAATCCGTTTGCTCTTGTGGGCGATAAATGTTCTTTTAAACCAATTTCATCAATAAAATCAGTATTAGCCTCCAAAATTGAACTTGGTGTTTGGTTTGAAAACGCCCGAATTAAAATGGCAATAATCCCTTTGGTTAAAATAGCATCACTATCGGCTGTGAAAACAATTTTTCCATCTTGTTCTTCGCCATGCACCCATACTTTTGATTGGCAACCTTTAATAATATTTTCGTCAACTTTGTACTGTTCATCAATTATAGGAAGTGATTTTCCTAATTCAATGATGTATTCGTAGCGCTGCATCCAGTCGTCAAACATAGAAAACTCGTCAACAATTTCGTGTTGTATGTCTTGTATTGTCATGTTATTTTTCGGTCAATTTCAAAATTTTGTTTACCAATTTTTCTATCTCAACAGGCGGATATCCATGATCAAAACCGTTCGCAGGATATTCTTTTCCTTCAAAAACAAAGGTAATGTTTGCATGTGCTGCGCCATCATAAAACCTTTTCTCTGTGGGCCATTTTAAGTCTTTCACTTTAGCCAAATCTACTGCTTTAGTTAGTGTAATAATTTCTTTCCAATCATCCTCAGAAAGAGTTGTTTTCTCTTGATAATCTTTTGCGTCTCGTGAACGTGAAACAAATAACACTTGATGTTCAACTTTGATATTTAAAACAAAATTTCGCGCATTTGCCTCATAGTTAATAACCGGAATGTCTTTGTTTTGGTGATTATTCACATCGGTTTTAGTCGGTTTGCAACCCACAAAAAACAGAAGTATCAAGCTAAATAAAAATCTCATATGCTCTCTTTTTTAAGACAACATCATTTGCGCTTTTTTTACCGCTTCTACAAAGATATCAATTTCTTCCTTAGTATTGTAAAAAGCAAAACTTGCTCTAATAGTACCTGGAATATTGAAAAATTGCATAATAGGTTGGGCGCAATGATGGCCTGTTCTAACCGCTATCCCTAACTTATCTATAATTGTGCCAATGTCATACGGATGAATTCCTTCGATGTTGAACGAAATGACCGAAGCTTTGTTTTCGCTCGTTCCAAAGATTTTTAACCCTTCGATTTCTTGTAATCTTTTGGTTCCGTAAAGTAATAATTCTTGTTCGTAAGCTGCAATGTTATCAAAACCAATGGCATTCATGTAATCAATAGCGGTTCCTAAAACAATTCCGCCTTCGATGTTGGGGGTTCCGGCTTCAAATTTATGTGGTAAATCGGCATACGTAGTTTTTTCAAACGTTACCTCAGCAATCATTTCGCCTCCCCCTTGATAGGGTGGCAATTTTCGCAACCATTCTTCTTTTCCGTATAAAATTCCAACGCCTGTTGGCCCGCACACTTTATGTCCCGAAAACACATAAAAATCACAATCCAACACTTGTACATCTGGACGTAAATGTGGAGTGGCTTGTGCACCGTCGATTAAAACAGCCGCCCCTAATTCATGTGCTTTTTTAATGATATATTCAATAGGGTTCACCGTACCTAACGCATTTGAAATGTGGTTCACCGCTACAATTTTCGTTTTATCGGAAAGTAAATTGTCGAATTCAGAAAGGATTAATTCTCCTTTTTCATTCATTGGGATCACCACCAACTTTGCTCCTGTTTTTTCACATAAAAATTGCCAAGGCACAATATTGCTATGATGTTCTAAGGCAGAAACCATCACCTCATCACCTGATTTTATTAAACTTGCAAAACCATTCGCCACCAAGTTAATTCCGAAAGTCGTTCCCGAAGTAAAAATGATTTCGAAGTTATGTTTCGCATTCAAATGATCTTGAATCGTAGTTCTAGACGCTTCATAGGCATCTGTTGCCAATTGACTTAATGTGTGTACACCGCGGTGAATATTTGCGTTAATTTCGGTGTAATAGGTAGAAATAGCATCGATAACCACTTGCGGTTTTTGCGAAGTAGCTCCGTTATCAAAATAAACCAATGGTTTCCCATTTACCTTTTGTGAAAGTATCGGAAAATCGGCTCTTATTTTTTGGATGTCTAACATATTTCTACGATTTATTTTTTACAAATCAAATCCCATATTTACCCCTAATTTATCAGCGATAATACGAGCAATTTTTGCTTTTAATTCTGGAATTTTTACACTGTTGGTTACTTCGCTGGTAAATGCATACATCAATAAAGCTTTGGCTTCTTTTTTAGGAATTCCACGTTGTTGCATGTAAAACATCGCACTTTCATCTAATTGTCCAATGGTACAACCGTGTGAACATTTTACATCATCGGCAAAAATTTCCAATTGTGGTTTTGCATTAATCGTTGCTTTATCACCAATTAAAATATTATTATTTTGTTGGAATGCATCGGTTTTTTGCGCTTCTTTTTCTACGAAGATTTTTCCGTTGAAAACGCCTGTTGAACTATCATGCAAAATTGTTTTATAGTTTTGATGGCTTTCGCAATTTGGTGTAGCGTGTTGCACTAACGTATAATGATCTACGTGTTGTTTGTCGCCAATAATAGTAATTCCTTTTAAAGTTGAATCGATTCGTTCCCCTTGATGATAGAAATTCAAGTTGTTTCTTGTGATGTTTCCGCCAAATGAAAACGTATGCACCGCCACTCTACTCTCTTGATTTTGAGCAATGTAGGTGTTGTCGATCAAATTAGCAGTTTGCACATCGTTTTGAATTTTGTAATAATCCACAATCGCACGTTTTTGAGCAAAAATTTCAGTAACCGAATTCGTTAAAACCGGATTTGAATTCAAACTTTGATGACGCTCTACAATTTGCACGTGCGCATTTTCGCCAACAATGACTAAATTTCGAGGTTGCACCATTAAAGCCGCTTCGGTTCCTGTAGAAAAATAAATAATTTCAATCGGTTTTTCTACTACTTTACTTTTCGGAATGTTGATATAGGCGCCTTCCAATGAAAAAGCCGTATTTAAAGACGTTAAACTTTCTTCTTTACTCGCAATTTGATTGAAATAACTATCAATTACCATTTTATATTTAGGCTTTGTCAATGCCGAAGACATCAAACAAACATCTAAACCATCATGTGTAGTTGAAGACAAAAACGAACTGAAAATGCCGTCAATGAAAACCACTTTATAGGTGTCAATTTCGTGTAAGAAATACTTTTTTACATCTTTAAATTCGATAGCATTATCTTTCTTTGGAAACACCGAAAAATCATTTTTCAAAATCGCATTTAACGACGTGTATTTCCAAGCTTCCTCTTTTTTTGTGGGGAAACCTTTGTTTTCGAAATTTTTTATGGCATTGCTTCTTACCTCATGAAGTTCAGAATGGGTATCAATCTTTTCTTCAAAAGCCATGAAGGAAGCTAATAATTTATCTTTTAATTCCATTTTTATTATCTTAAAGTCGAAAGTCAAAAGTCTTAAAGACTTGCGTTATCGACAAATTTTATTTTTAAAATCGTTATATAATAATTTACGATTTTGGATTTAAATATTTTATAAAACCACTTAAAAGTCTGGATATTTCAGAAACAGATTCTAATAGTTCTTCAAATTCTTGTTTTGTTATATATTCTAAATCAAATGCTAAATATAATTGTGAACGAACTTCTCCGGCAGAAGCTTTTGAAACATATAAAAAGTAAATAAATTCTTTATCTGTATTTCTTTCAAATCCTTCTGCAATATTAGATGATATAGAAATTGAAGCTCGTCTAATTTGTCTTACAAAATAGTTATCTTTTTTAAAATTTAAATTTTCTGTAATTTGATAAATTCGTTTATTAAAAATTCTTGCCTTTTGCCATGAATTAATTTCTTCGAATGAATTAAATTTTCCCATCTTTAAACTTTAAGACTTTTGACTTTCGACTATTTCACTTTTAATCCAATCGTAACCTTTTTCTTCAAGTTCTAATGCTAAATCTGCTCCGCCTGTTTTTACGATTTTTCCGTCCATTAATACGTGAACGAAATCAGGAACGATATAATCTAACAAACGTTGGTAGTGCGTAATGACTAACACCGCGTTGTTTTCGTTTTTCAATTTATTCACTCCGTTAGCAACAATTCGCAACGCATCGATATCTAAACCGGAATCGGTTTCGTCCAAAATTGCGATTTTTGGTTCCAACATTGCCATTTGGAAAATTTCATTACGTTTCTTTTCACCACCCGAAAAACCTTCGTTTAGCGAACGCGACAAAAATTTTCGATCCATTTCTAATAATTCTGATTTTTCGCGAATTAATTTCAGCATTTCGTTGGCTGGCATTTCGTCTTGCTTGTTTGCTTTACGTTTTTCGTTGATTGCGGTTTTAATGAAATTCGTTACCGAAACGCCTGGAATTTCTACAGGATATTGAAACGATAAGAAAACACCTTTGTGTGCTCTTTCTTCTGGCGCTAATTCTGAAATTTCTTCTCCGTCCAAAAAGATTTCGCCTTCAGAAACTTCGTAATTTTCATTTCCAGCAATGATTGAAGATAAAGTAGATTTTCCGGCACCATTTGGTCCCATAATCGCATGTACTTCTCCTGCTTTAATTTCAAGGTTGATTCCTTTTAATATTTCTTTGTCTTCAACAGACGCGTGTAAATTTTTAATGCTTAACATCTTTTTTTTATTTTAAACCATTTAAGGCACATAAGTTCATATAAGTTCTATCCAACACTTCCTTCTAACGAAATTTCCAACAATTTCTGTGCTTCTACCGCAAATTCCATTGGTAATTTATTCAATACTTCTTTGCTGAATCCATTTACGATTAAGGCAATGGCTTTTTCGGTTGGAATTCCTCGTTGGTTACAATAAAACACTTGATCTTCTCCAATTTTTGAAGTCGTTGCTTCGTGTTCAATTTTTGCCGAAGCATTTTTACTTTCGATATACGGAAATGTATGCGCGCCACAATTATTTCCCATTAAAAGCGAATCACATTGAGAGAAGTTACGCGCGTTTTCGGCTCTTGCGCCAATTTGGACTAATCCTCTATAACTGTTTTGTGATTTTCCTGCTGAAATTCCTTTAGAGATGATCGTCGATTTGGTGTTTTTACCCAAGTGAATCATCTTGGTTCCTGTATCGGCTTGCTGGAAATTATTGGTAACGGCAATCGAATAAAATTCGCCAATTGAATTATCGCCTTTCAACACACAAGAAGGATATTTCCAAGTTACCGCCGAACCTGTTTCTACTTGTGTCCAAGAAATTTTAGCGTTTTTCTCGCACAAACCTCTTTTGGTTACGAAATTATAAACGCCTCCTTTGCCTTCTTTGTTTCCAGGATACCAGTTTTGCACCGTTGAATATTTGATTTCGGCTCCGTCCAAAGCGATTAATTCTACAACGGCAGCGTGTAATTGATTTTCATCACGACTTGGAGCGGTACACCCTTCCAAATAAGAAACATAGCTATCTTCATCAGCCACCAATAACGTTCTTTCAAACTGACCCGTTCCACCTTGATTAATTCTAAAATACGTTGATAATTCCATTGGACATTTTACCCCTTTTGGAATGTAACAGAAACTTCCATCTGAAAAAACAGCCGAATTTAAAGCCGCGTAAAAATTATCTTTCATCGGAACAACAGTCCCTAAATGTTTACGAACTAATTCTGGATGTTCTTTGATAGCTTCCGAAATCGAACAGAAAATAATGCCTTTTTCGTTTAATGTTTTCTTGAAAGTAGTTGCCACAGAAACCGAATCTACGACGATATCAATCGCCACATTATTCATTTTCTTTTGCTCGTCTACCGAAATTCCTAACTTTTTATACATCGCTAAAAGTTCTGGATCAACATCTTCTAGTTTTTTATTCGGATCAGCTTTTTTTGGTGCTGAATAATAGGAAATGGCCTGAAAATCGGGTTTTTCATAATGTACGTTTGCCCATTCTGGTTCAATCATTTCTTGCCACGCTCTAAACGCTTCCAAACGCCATTCGGTCATCCATTCTGGCTCGTCTTTTTTCTTTGAAATAGCACGAACAATGTCTTCATTTAACCCAATAGGAAACGTTTCCGAGTCTAATTCGGTATAAAATCCGTATTCGTATTCTTTATTTTCTAATTCAACTTTTAAGTCGTCCTCAGTATATTTGCTCATATTAGCCCCCTAGCCCCCGAAGGGGAACTCCTATTAGGGGTAAATAGGATTTCAATTATTTTATATTTTTATATTACTTTGTATTAACAATAACTATTGGAGCCCCTCCTTTGGAGGGGTTGGGGAGGCTTACAGCGAGAAACTCTCTCCACATCCACATGTTCTTTGTGCATTAGGATTGTTAAAAACAAATCCTTTTCCGTTTAAACCGCCCGAAAATTCTAAAATGGTTCCTGCTAAATAAAGGAAACTCTTTTTTTCAACGGCTATTTTTACATTGTTATCTTCAAAAACTTTATCATTTTCGGTTAACTCTTTGTCAAATTTTAATTCATAAGACAAACCCGAGCAACCTCCGCTTTTAACTCCTACTCTTACATAGTCTTTGGTTGCATCAAAACCATCTTCTTGCATCATGGCAATGATTTTTTTACTTGCTGTATCAGAAACTTTAATCATAACGTCGTTAGTGTTTGTTTTTTATTAGTGCTATGTAATTCGCATTGAAAAAATTGTTTTAAAATTCAATGTTTTCTCTTGCTCATTTCATGGCTTATTTTGATTTTGTCTAAATTAAAGACAAAGATAAGTCATAATTTGCTTTTTACAAGGTTTGCTAACATTTTTATAACTTATTAACGCATAACTTTTATTTATAATTTACTTAAGAAAAAAGTATAATCAATTTTTGTAAATTGCAGAAATTTTAATTCATTATGAAATTACATGCTATTGAAGCTGGAAATTTTAAACTTGATGGAGGCGCTATGTTTGGTGTTGTGCCAAAAACCATTTGGAACAAAACAAATCCAGCCGATGAAAATAACTTAATTGATATTGCTGCAAGGTGTTTATTAATAGAAGACGGAAATCGGTTGATTTTAATTGACACAGGAATGGGCAACAAACAATCGGATAAGTTTTTTGGCTATTATTCGCTTTGGGGCGATCATTCGTTAGATACATCCTTAAAAAATGCTGGTTTTCATCGCGATGATGTTACCGATGTTTTTATGACACATTTGCACTTTGACCATTGTGGTGGAAGCGTGAATTGGAACGCAGCCAAAACAGGCTATGAAGTGGCATTTAAAAATGCTAAATTCTGGACGAATGACAATCATTGGGATTGGGCAACGAAACCCAATTCAAGAGAAAAAGCATCTTTTTTACATGAAAACATTATGCCGATGCAAGAAAGTGGTCAACTGCATTTTATCAAACGACCAGAGGGCGATTTTTTGCAAGAATCTGAATTAGGTTTTGGTATATTTTTTGCCGATGGGCATACCGAAAAACAAATGATTCCGCATATCAATTATAATGGAAAGACTATTGTTTTTTGTGGTGATTTATTGGCAACCGCTGGCCATATCCCTGTTCCCTATGTAATGGGTTATGACACGCGTCCGCTTTTAACTATGGATGAAAAAACTAAATTTATGAATGCGGCGGCGGAAAACAAATATTATTTGTTTTTAGAACATGATGCACATAATCAAATTATTACGGTAGAAAAAACCGAAAAAGGCGTTCGTCTAAAAGATGTTTTTTCTTGTCAAGATATTTTTTAATCAAACTATTAATTTCAATCAATAAAAATGAAAACTATTCGTATCCCTTTTTATGTAACAATTTCGTTAACATTAGTTTTTGCAGGTTGTGGTTCTTCAAAAATTATTCCAACGCCGGTTGAGAATATTGATAGAATGCCTCTAAAAATTGCTCCAATAAAAGAAAAAGATTTACAACGCTGGTCACACTTAGACCTAACAAAAGACACGATTCCGGGCATGAGCGTGGACAAAGCGTATGCAGAATTATTAAAAGGAAAAAAAGGCCAAAAAACTGTTGTTGGTGTAGTAGATTCTGGTATTGATATTAATCATGAGGATTTGAAAAATGCTATTTGGACAAATCTAAAAGAAATTACAGGAAACAACATTGATGATGATAACAACGGCTATGTTGACGACATTCACGGATGGAATTTTTTAGGTAATGCAGACTATGAACAATATGAATTTGTGAGAATTGTAAAAAAGGGAGTGGGCACACCTGATTATGAAAAAGCTAAAGCAGAATTAGACAAAAAAAGAAAAGAAGCTGAAGAAGAAAAACAGCAACTTGACTTTATTTTAGATGCTGAAAAAACCATAAAAAATCATCTTAAAAAAGAGGATTATACACTTGATGATATTAAAAAAATTGACGCTAAAGATGTAAATCTTTCTAGAGCTAAGTCAGTTTTTCTACAAATTTTGTCAACAACTTCTGTAGCGGACTTTAAAAAAGAAATAGAAGAATTTAAAGACCACGTGTATGAACAAGTAAATTACCACTATAATGTTTCGTTTGACGGCAGAAAAATAGTTGGTGATAATCCAAATGACCTAACCGATAAAAAATATGGAAACAACAATGTTATTGGACCAAATCCAAAAGACGCCAAACACGGCACGCATGTAGCTGGAATTATTGCACAAACAAGAGGCAACAAAAAAGGGGGCGATGGTGTCATAAACAACGTTTCAATTATGGCCGTAAGAGCCGTTCCTAACGGAGACGAATACGATAAAGATATAGCTTTAGGAATTCGTTATGCTGTTGATAATGGTGCTAAAGTTATTAATGGTTCTTTTGGAAAATATTTTTCACAAAATAAAGAATGGGTTATAGATGCTATAAAATATGCAGCATCAAAAGATGTTTTAGTGGTTGTTGCTGCCGGAAACGAATCTTACGATTTAGATACTACTAATAAATATCCAAACGACACCTATGACAACTCTCCTGAATATACAGATAATGTATTAATAATTGGTGCAATTGGTCCAAATTATGGGTCAAAACTAGTCGCAGATTTTTCAAATTATGGTAAAAATAATGTAGATATTTTTGCGCCGGGAGATAAAATTTATGCTACTACTCCGCTAAACACCTATGAATACCTTCAAGGAACGTCAATGGCTTCACCAAATGTTGCTGGTGTAGCTGCATTAATTCGCTCTTATTATCCTACGCTAAGTGCTAAAGAAGTAAAAGCTATTATAATGGAAAGCGGCACAACATTAAATAACACCATCACTGTAGGAGAAGACAAACACAAAGCAAATTTTAAAGAAATTTCAAAAAGCGGAAAAATTATTAACGCTTATAATGCATTATTATTAGCCGAAAAAAGAACAAAAAAATAAAAAATGAAACACCTATTTAATTCTATTCCCCTATTTTTTTTACTCGTTACGGCGGTAAGTAACGGACAAAATCATCCTAATCCGGGTTATTGGCAACAACACGTTGATTACAAAATGAATGTAACTGTAGATGTAAAGAAGTACCAATATTCAGGTAATCAAGAATTGGTCTACACAAACAATTCGCCAGACACTTTAAAAAAAGTATATTTTCATTTATTCCCAAATGCATTTCAACCTGGAAGCGCAATGGATATAAGGCTTCAAACCATTTCTGATCCCGATAAAAGAATGGTAAGAAAGTTTATGAAAGAAAAAAAAGAAGTTAAAGAAAGCCGAATTAGCACCTTAAAACCTGACGAAATAGGATTTTTAAACGTTTTTAATTTAAAACAAAACGGAAAATTGGTTGTTTCAAAAGTTGAGGGGACAATATTAGAAGTTACACTTAACGAGGTTATTTTGCCAAAAAGTAAAACAGTATTTTCACTAGATTTTACAGGTCAAGTTCCTTTGCAAATTCGTCGTTCTGGGAGAAATTCTGAAGAAGGCATTGCGTTGTCAATGACGCAATGGTATCCTAAAATGGCCGAGTTTGATTTTGAAGGCTGGCAGGCCGATCCTTATATTGC containing:
- a CDS encoding STM3941 family protein, producing MKEEHYYSNKLTSFLLLLISSIFVVAGILLGEKMIDFKEKLFKSVILIFGFLLFLFGIILSVLLLKRKKPLLTITNSELIIHSILAPSNTIPFNNIKSFFIINTRYRGIKTNKQIFVELKNPTEKHTKTWFYKFLCKISIPIANSQYSIQTNFLNIKQKELLEQLNKKIKNIE
- the sufC gene encoding Fe-S cluster assembly ATPase SufC, with product MLSIKNLHASVEDKEILKGINLEIKAGEVHAIMGPNGAGKSTLSSIIAGNENYEVSEGEIFLDGEEISELAPEERAHKGVFLSFQYPVEIPGVSVTNFIKTAINEKRKANKQDEMPANEMLKLIREKSELLEMDRKFLSRSLNEGFSGGEKKRNEIFQMAMLEPKIAILDETDSGLDIDALRIVANGVNKLKNENNAVLVITHYQRLLDYIVPDFVHVLMDGKIVKTGGADLALELEEKGYDWIKSEIVESQKS
- a CDS encoding GxxExxY protein; this translates as MNYTRQDLKDLVYQVNGAAIEVHKSLGPGLLESVYHKCLLRELELRNIKFQSELSIPIEYKGIEVEAELRCDLLIEDKLVVELKSVSEMKPIFEAQILSYMNLLNVPMGLLINFNVTNIYKEGQKTYINNLYNQIWD
- a CDS encoding four helix bundle protein, which gives rise to MGKFNSFEEINSWQKARIFNKRIYQITENLNFKKDNYFVRQIRRASISISSNIAEGFERNTDKEFIYFLYVSKASAGEVRSQLYLAFDLEYITKQEFEELLESVSEISRLLSGFIKYLNPKS
- a CDS encoding SUF system Fe-S cluster assembly protein; translated protein: MEEFNDTINLGEDVVKVLKGIFDPEIPVDIYELGLIYDVMINEDNDVKILMTLTSPNCPVAETLPQEVEEKVKSIDTVKSCEVEITFDPPWSKDLMSEEAKLELGML
- a CDS encoding SufE family protein, which produces MTIQDIQHEIVDEFSMFDDWMQRYEYIIELGKSLPIIDEQYKVDENIIKGCQSKVWVHGEEQDGKIVFTADSDAILTKGIIAILIRAFSNQTPSSILEANTDFIDEIGLKEHLSPTRANGLVSMIKQIKMYALAFQAKQ
- a CDS encoding aminotransferase class V-fold PLP-dependent enzyme — protein: MLDIQKIRADFPILSQKVNGKPLVYFDNGATSQKPQVVIDAISTYYTEINANIHRGVHTLSQLATDAYEASRTTIQDHLNAKHNFEIIFTSGTTFGINLVANGFASLIKSGDEVMVSALEHHSNIVPWQFLCEKTGAKLVVIPMNEKGELILSEFDNLLSDKTKIVAVNHISNALGTVNPIEYIIKKAHELGAAVLIDGAQATPHLRPDVQVLDCDFYVFSGHKVCGPTGVGILYGKEEWLRKLPPYQGGGEMIAEVTFEKTTYADLPHKFEAGTPNIEGGIVLGTAIDYMNAIGFDNIAAYEQELLLYGTKRLQEIEGLKIFGTSENKASVISFNIEGIHPYDIGTIIDKLGIAVRTGHHCAQPIMQFFNIPGTIRASFAFYNTKEEIDIFVEAVKKAQMMLS
- the sufD gene encoding Fe-S cluster assembly protein SufD — protein: MELKDKLLASFMAFEEKIDTHSELHEVRSNAIKNFENKGFPTKKEEAWKYTSLNAILKNDFSVFPKKDNAIEFKDVKKYFLHEIDTYKVVFIDGIFSSFLSSTTHDGLDVCLMSSALTKPKYKMVIDSYFNQIASKEESLTSLNTAFSLEGAYINIPKSKVVEKPIEIIYFSTGTEAALMVQPRNLVIVGENAHVQIVERHQSLNSNPVLTNSVTEIFAQKRAIVDYYKIQNDVQTANLIDNTYIAQNQESRVAVHTFSFGGNITRNNLNFYHQGERIDSTLKGITIIGDKQHVDHYTLVQHATPNCESHQNYKTILHDSSTGVFNGKIFVEKEAQKTDAFQQNNNILIGDKATINAKPQLEIFADDVKCSHGCTIGQLDESAMFYMQQRGIPKKEAKALLMYAFTSEVTNSVKIPELKAKIARIIADKLGVNMGFDL
- a CDS encoding DUF2480 family protein; protein product: MDEIVNKVAQSSLMVFDLEDYYPDGHVVEVDISQWLVEGFLLKEADFRAQLKGTDWSNYEDKYVALYCATDAILPAWAFALVAVHLIPFALHVIHGTKELAVIAWYQDILNKLDYTDYFEKPVILKGCSKKAVPNQVYTVAIQKLQKVAKSVMFGEACSAVPLYKRK